CTCAATTCTAAACACTCTCATTGCAAAACCACGCGCTTCTCCACCACGAATGAGCCACCGTATCCACACCCCCTTCAACTCAACATTATTCATAACAACCTTCTCTTCACTAACGCCAGTATAGTTACCTACTATCTCACCGCACGGTCCCCTACGTACTACTGCCAACATCAGCACCTGCGAGAATCTAGTCCATGTCTACCACTTGAAAAATGTGATAGCTATATTTCGCGGGTCGCTACCGGCCCGGCAGTCCTCACCGCCCGGGTCTCCCCCGGGCTCCGCGGGCTAGGGGCGCAAGGGGGCCCGCTCATCCCCAGAAACAGGGACCCCCAACACATCCGTCATAAACAGTTGTGGTTGAGCGTTTGATGTCCCCACAAGCATTGTGCCCCGCCTGACCGCCCCGCTTCATCGCCTCCGCTGCCGGGCCTCTGCGGGTGTGAGACCGGCGGGGCCCTCTATGCTAATGCATTGAACCCCCTATAAGGCTTGGAGTTAAGTACCCTGGGCCGAACAGCTAGGGTTAGGCATTGTGCCATGAAGAGTGTGGTCGTGGTTGGCTCTGGATTTGCAGGCGTTGAGGCTGTCAGCATGCTCGGGCGTCTATGCGGCGAGAAGCTCGACTGCATATGGGTGAGCGCCAATGGCCAGCTTGTATTTCTGCCAGCATTGCCGGAAGTCGCTGGTGGCAGATTAAACCCCGAGGATGTCGCGTGGAGCGTCGAAAGGTATGCCAAGAGGAATGGTTTCCAGCTTGTTAAGCAACGCGTAACCGTTGTAGAACAGTCTCGCATTATACTCGAGAATGGTGAGCAGATAAGTTATGATTATCTGCTTCTCGCTACTGGCGCTTCACCAGCATTCTTTAACATACCGGGTGCGCGCGAACACAGCATACCGTTGTATACTGTTGACGCAGCTGTAAAGATACGTGACTTGATAGACAGGGTTAATCGTATTGTTATCGTTGGTGCGGGTCTTGTGGGTGTGGAGGTCGCAGCCGAAGCTAAGATACGCCGTAACGACATACACGTAACCCTAGTTGATATGATGGATAAGCCTCTTGCCGCCCTCCGTAATGATAAGGCATCACGACTTGTACAGCAAGAGCTTGAGAAGTTGGGTATTGAAACCTTGTATGGTGCACGCGTGACAGCAGTCAAAGAAGGTGTCATAGAAACTACTCGTGGCAGCATTGAAGCCGATATAGTGATATGGGCGGCTGGATTGCAAGCATGCACGCCAGAGATACGTGTTGACGGAATCAAACGCGTGAAGGGAGGTTATCTTAGCGTTGATCCTTACCTTCGCGTGGCTGGCAACATATTCGCAGCAGGTGATGTAACTTGCGTAGAGTGCAAAGGTTGCTATGCGCTCAAGATGGTTAGAGAGGCTATGAGACAGGGCAAGACAGCAGCCCGCAATATTGTAACTCTTGTAACAGGTTCCAGCAAACTCGCCAGGTATAAGCCGTTGATAACAGACTGTAGACCGTTGGCTGGCGTCACACTCGGGCCTAAGAAGGGAGTGCTGGTCTACGGCAAGAAGTTTGCATTGAAGACTGGCCTCGTCGGATGGTATAAAGAGTGGCAGAGGAAGCGTTATGCATCAAGGCTCACGAGTGCATAGCCAAGTGG
The Pyrolobus fumarii 1A DNA segment above includes these coding regions:
- a CDS encoding NAD(P)/FAD-dependent oxidoreductase, yielding MKSVVVVGSGFAGVEAVSMLGRLCGEKLDCIWVSANGQLVFLPALPEVAGGRLNPEDVAWSVERYAKRNGFQLVKQRVTVVEQSRIILENGEQISYDYLLLATGASPAFFNIPGAREHSIPLYTVDAAVKIRDLIDRVNRIVIVGAGLVGVEVAAEAKIRRNDIHVTLVDMMDKPLAALRNDKASRLVQQELEKLGIETLYGARVTAVKEGVIETTRGSIEADIVIWAAGLQACTPEIRVDGIKRVKGGYLSVDPYLRVAGNIFAAGDVTCVECKGCYALKMVREAMRQGKTAARNIVTLVTGSSKLARYKPLITDCRPLAGVTLGPKKGVLVYGKKFALKTGLVGWYKEWQRKRYASRLTSA